The Nostoc sp. 'Lobaria pulmonaria (5183) cyanobiont' DNA window GCAAAGAATAATTTGTATGTAGCAAATTTGAGAAAATTATCAGTAGCAAGGGCACCGCGATAGACATCTATTAAATAAGCAATACATTCAAAGGTGAAAAATGAAATTCCCAAGGGTGCAATTAATTTAAAAGAGCTATCTGGTGAGTTTGTTTGAACATGAAAAACAAACTTGAATAAAGGGGTAAAATACTTAAAAGCTAATAGCAGTAAAACATTGAGAATTATACCCACCCACAAAACCTTTAAACGGCGACGATTCCAATCAACTTGAGCAAATTGCCACTCTTCATTAGAAATTTCCCAATCAAGAGAATGTTTTCCTGGTGATGTGTTGTTACCAATTTCTAGCCCTATACGGAAATTAATAAACGTTAATGCTAATAGTAATGGTATGTATTGAATGTGCAAAGATGCATAAAAAACTAAACTGGCAATTAGCAGCGTCCACAATCGCAATTTATGTTGTGCTAAAGACCAGTAAATTCCTAATACACTCAACAAGAACAGTCCATAGAAAATTGATATAAAGTTCATTTTTAGTCATTTGTCATTTGTCATTGGGCATTGTAGATTATTCTCCCCAGTTCCCAGTCCCCAATCTCCTACTTCACTGGCCAAGGAATCATCGGATCGTTAGCTAGCTTTTTCGAGACTTCGTATGCACCAAAACGGTTGAGGTGGCTAGGATCAGAAAAGAAATCATTTACTTTTGTCCACTGTTGGCTCAAATCACGATAAATAAAGTTGGGATTAGTAGCCAAATGCAACATATATTGCTGAAATTGTTGCTCATATTGTCTACGCACTGGATCTAAATAATCTCCCGTCAGAGGCATATTCACAAACACTAAGGAGATTTTCTGAGACTGGGTAAACTGAAGCACTTCTTGAAAAGCAACATCTTGCTGTCCTTCTACTTGAAAAGATTTATAGTCGTTGTCATAATTTCCGGGAACTCTAGAATGTTTTTGATAGTATCTCGTGGGATTAAAGCGAATAGACAAGGGTAGAAAGCCATCAAAGTCAACCGCTTGCTGAGAAATACTTTCATCTGAAGTACCGTCTGTCAACTGTTTTTGTGATGCAACTGTCTGATTTTTACCAAATAAGAGCAGTTGTTTTTGTAGTAAACTTTTAATTTGGTCGCGGTTTTGATAGCTAGCAGAAACAGATGCTAGAGCCTGATTTAACGATTGATTGACAGCTTCATAAGTACTAATCTCTTGTTTTTCTTCGTTTGTTTTTTGTTCTCCCGAATTTACCGTATTTTCTGGTAAATCATTGCTACTTGCCGTTGTTGGTGTTTTTTGAAATGCTTGTTTATAACCAGCCGATGCAGCAAGCGATTTAAAGGTAATATCCTCGCGCCCACCGTTGAAAGCACGCGCACCATCTGCCCAGATAATCATTTTGGGTAGTTCTGATGGTTCCAAGACGTGACGAATTACAAAGTCTACAACTTGTGCGGTAGCACCGTTAATTCCAAAGTTAAACACATCAAGATTTGGATAGCCTTGAGTTGCTAAAGCTTTAGAGAGTGCTGCGGGATCTACTCCTCTGAGGGCGCGTGAAGAGCCAATAATCAATACATCTGGGGGACTACCAGTTCTAGCTAAACGCTGTTTATACAGTGCTAGTTGCTCGTCTAACTGCCTGACATTAAAACTTGGCATCTGCGATCGCGCCGCTAAAAGAATAGCTGTTGCGGTTGCTTTTTCCTTCAGTGGTGCGGCTGCCAAATTATTTTTTGGGGTATCATCACTTTGGGTAAATTCCGAAGCATTAAATACAGAACTCTGATTTGGAGGAGATTTTGTCTTGGAAGTGCTGCTAAAAAATGTCGTTTTCTCACTCTGATTTTCTTCAGATGTCAAAGATGCTTTTTGCTCGGAAGATGATGAGAGGTTGGCACTAGCAGCTTTTGGGGAACTGGGCGTAGTACGTGCAACAATATGACCCAATACCCAATCAGTTTGGAGGGTGAGCAATAATCCTAGTGTTCCCCAAACCAAAGCAATTTTAATTCCTTGAACATCATGGTTATGTTCCGCTGACTGGTTGCTTTCGGTAAATAACTGACTTTTCAACAGGAATTTTCTCGCAGTTGAACTCGCCGTTGCTATCCAATCTCGCGCTACTTCTGTTACAAAATTTTGAACTTCTGCTGTCGTTAAGTCTGGGCGCAAAATTGGCTCACTAGTCTCAGAGGTTACTAAATCGTTAATGTATATAGAAGTAGCAGCAAATTCTGGGGTTGCTTCTGGAACTAAACGTTGGCGATGTTCAAGATCGACGCCATAATGCCAAAAAGGTTCTTTATTCCCAGCACGGCGACCGTAGATACGTACTCCCATAATACCGGAAATTTTTAACTGGCGGATAAACTGCGTAATTTTACTTGCTACTTGTTGCCGCAGTGGACAAACAGGTGCATCACACATAATGTGTAATAAACCATTTCTGTTCAGTAGGAGTACGCGAATTCCACCTGTCAATAGTCGCCAATCCAAATCAGGATTAAGTAAACGCTCTAGTAAAAATATAATTGCTGGTTCATCGCCAGTATTTGCCAAATCTAATGCTGATATGGCAAAGGCGGGATACTTGGCAGCGGGTAAAGCCAGGCAATCAATCCAAGTAGGTTCCTTGTCGCCTGCTTTTTGCCCGTATACGGTGGCGGCGAGAATGGCTTGAGGAGCGATCGCTTCTAGCTGCGGTAAAATCGCCTCTAAGCACACTACCTTATCTGGGATCGGGGCAGTTCCTAAGGGATCAAAAGCTGGAATACAAAAGATATGTAGCGTTGATTCTTTCAGAGAAACTTGGACACCAACTTTTAATCCTGATAGTACTTCAGCTAATAATCGAGCGATCGCTTGGACATCCCCCCAACGCGCCCACTCTTTAAGCATCACCTCTGGTGGTGTTAAATCCACCCGCAGCAGCCAATCTGGGGCAGTTTCGCCGCTTACCTGAGAAACAATTACGGCATCTTGGTAGCCGGAAAGCTTGAGATAACGCAACTTCTGTGCTATTGGTTCAGCAAGCAACGATGCATCAGGGCTATAGCTTGACTGGCAAAATATCCACAGGCGATTTTCTTCTGGCTGAGAATTCTTTGGCTTATATAGCTTAATCTTTGCCTGTACTGATACACCTAGCGTACTCAGAGTTTCGCTCAGATATCGAGCGATCGCTTCTGGATTGCCTTGGCGTGCCAAACTTTCGTTAGAGACAATTAGCGCCCCACCCGATTGTTTTGATTTTTCCGAGTCTGCTAGCAGCGCTTGCTGCACCTGATCGAGATGCTTATCTATTTGATTTAAGTGAACCCGATGGCACCATGAGGGGCGGTGTTCCCCTTTTCTGCGGCCATAGACAAATACTTGATATATTGAGGTTTGTTCGCTATTTGTGAGGATATCTAAGTTTGTTTGCTGTAGTGCTTGCAGCAAATCAGACAAAGTACGCCAACGCTGCGGACATTCTGTACCTTCACAAAGAATATGAAGGTCATTTCCCCGCAACCGGACTTTCACTCCGAAAGTGTTGATCCCTGTTGCTTGGCTTACCCATTGCACTAAGGATTGCTGGCGATCTGGTAATACTGTTTTCATGCTCAGTTAACTTTACAGTCAGCGATGGTTGGGGGATAGTGCCTGCACTTGTAAACTAGAACCATAGGTCTATCACACTCTGACGTTTTTTTTTAACAATTTTGTTACCTTCCTAGCTCACAAAATCGGACAAGATAGTCTTGTATAGGTTGTAAGTCTGACTAATGTTGAGTTTTGCGTTTATTTTACTAATAGGGAGTCAAAAATCAGAAGTTAGGATTTAGGAGAGACGAGATTAATCGCGTTTGTACAGTAACCATGAGTCAGAATAATTCTATATGACTGGCTGATAACTTGTCCTTTAAAACCGGACTCGTTTCCCAATCTGCTAATGCCCCTTCAGGTAAAACAGACAACAAGCTTATCTCATTTAAACTCTATCCCTTGATCGTTGGTTGGAGTCATCTTAACTCCTAACTCCTGTACAGACGTGATTAATCGCGTCTTTCCTAACAGACGCGATTAATTGCGTCTCTACTCATAAATTCCCATAACCAAAAATTAGCAATGCCTCCTATCAACCAACAGTCTTCACCTAAACCCGCATCCAATCTGGATTTATTTCCCATTCCCCAATCGTTCCTTTTACAAATAGGTACAGCGTCTATATTACTGCTCCTGCTTACCGGAAAAACTACAGTAAGAGCACTAGAAGCCATAGGAGAAGCTAGTGAAGAATTATTTCGAGGCGATCGCCTACCCAATCTAGACTTCCCAGATGAACACGAAATCAATCAAGATGAGAAGATATACACCAAATAATTATTTGCTCAGGAACAACCCGGTGAGCATTAAGTGCAAAACCAAGAACCGTAAACAGTAATTAGCTTTACAAGAATAGAGAATATGGGTTCCCTTTTATACTCTTCGTCTCAAACTGCGGATATATACCCGGTGTCGGAATTATTTTTGCGTCATCGTCTCCAGGTAGTGGAAGAATTGTGGGAGTCAGTTCTCCGGCAAGAATGCGGTCAAAATATGGTAGACCTGTTGCGTCAGTTGCGCGATTTATGTTCGCCAGAAGGACAAGCAACAAATGACCAAGCATCTTCAGCCGTCAAATTGATTGAACAACTAAATATCAACGAAGCAATTCGCGCGGCTCGTGCTTTCGCTCTGTATTTTCAGCTGATCAACATCATAGAGCAGGAATACGAACAACGGCAGCAATTGAGTCGCTATGAGGCAGAAACAGAGGCTATAGAGCCAGAAACACCATCCAATGTTAATTATTCCTCCAATCAAAGAGAAGATGACGCACCTGTTAGCAAGGGAATAGCAGCAGCCTTCCTGAGAAAGAATTATCTCGAAAAGGCGCAAGTCAAACCAAAAGGTACTTTTGCTGCCTTGTTTCCCTATTTATTCAAACTGAATGTCCCACCCCAGCAAATTCAACGTCTAATTGCACATCTGGATGTGCGCTTAGTTTTCACAGCGCACCCGACGGAAATTGTTCGTCATACCATCCGAGATAAGCAGCGACAAGTAGTACAACTTTTGCAAAAACTGGATGCCTTGGAAAACCATTCCGGGACTACACCAGGAGCATATCCTTGGGAAGCAGTAGATGTCCGCGAACAATTGCTCGAAGAGATTCGCCTGTGGTGGCGTACAGACGAACTTCATCAGTTCAAACCCACAGTGCTAGATGAAGTAGATTATGCCCTGCACTACTTCCAAGAAGTTTTATTTGATGGCATTCCGCAACTGTATAAACGTTTCAAACACACTCTATCCAATACCTTTCCTTGGCTAGAACCACCGAGTAAAAACTTTTGCTCTTTTGGCTCTTGGGTAGGTTCAGACAGAGACGGGAACCCATCAGTCACACCCGAAATCACCTGGAAAACGGCTTGCTATCAGCGCAAAATGGTAATCGGGAGATATATTCAGTCAGTGAAAAATCTGATTGAATTGTTGAGTGTGTCGATGCATTGGAGTGATGTTTTACCAGATTTGCTGGAATCTCTAGAATTGGATCAGTCCCAGATCAGCGAGGTATATGACGCACTGGCGCTGCGTTATCGACAAGAACCCTATCGGCTGAAACTGGCTTACGTGCTGAAACGGTTGGAAAATACTCGCGATCGCAATTTAGCTTTGTACAATCGGGAAACGCCAACAAATCAAGATAGCCCCCTGTATCGTTCGGGAGCCGATTTTTTAGCAGAACTGCGAATGATTCAGCGCAACTTGACAGAAACAGGTTTAAGTTGTCGAGAATTAGAAAATCTGATCTGTCAAGTAGAAATTTTTGGTTTTAACTTAACACAGTTAGATATCCGCCAAGAATCATCCCGTCACGCCGATGCGCTCAACGAAATCCTCGAATACCTGCAAATATTACCCCAACCTTACAACGAACTATCTGAGGAGCAAAGAGTTGCTTGGCTCACAGGCGAACTGCAAACCCGTCGCCCACTAATCCCGGCAGAATTGCCATTTTCGGAAAAAACCAACGATGTAATTGAAACCTTTCGCATCGTGCGATCGCTGCAACAAGAATTTGGTCTTAACATCTGCCAAACTTACATTATCAGTATGTGCCGCGACGTGAGCGACGTGCTGGAAGTATTGCTTTTAGCCAAAGAAGCCAGACTTTTTGACCCCGCCCTTGCCGTCGGAACTATTCAAGTAGTCCCCCTATTTGAGACAGTAGAAGATTTGCAACGCTCCAGAAGCGTCATGCGGAAACTGTTTGAACTACCGTTATATCGCGCTTTGTTAGCTGGTGGTTACGAACAGACAAAAGCAGAAGGTGCAGATGAAAATTCACCCTCCCCTGCTCCCCTGCTCCCCTGCTCCCCTGCCTCCTCCTCCGTCACCCCCAACTTGCAAGAAGT harbors:
- a CDS encoding phosphoenolpyruvate carboxylase, which encodes MGSLLYSSSQTADIYPVSELFLRHRLQVVEELWESVLRQECGQNMVDLLRQLRDLCSPEGQATNDQASSAVKLIEQLNINEAIRAARAFALYFQLINIIEQEYEQRQQLSRYEAETEAIEPETPSNVNYSSNQREDDAPVSKGIAAAFLRKNYLEKAQVKPKGTFAALFPYLFKLNVPPQQIQRLIAHLDVRLVFTAHPTEIVRHTIRDKQRQVVQLLQKLDALENHSGTTPGAYPWEAVDVREQLLEEIRLWWRTDELHQFKPTVLDEVDYALHYFQEVLFDGIPQLYKRFKHTLSNTFPWLEPPSKNFCSFGSWVGSDRDGNPSVTPEITWKTACYQRKMVIGRYIQSVKNLIELLSVSMHWSDVLPDLLESLELDQSQISEVYDALALRYRQEPYRLKLAYVLKRLENTRDRNLALYNRETPTNQDSPLYRSGADFLAELRMIQRNLTETGLSCRELENLICQVEIFGFNLTQLDIRQESSRHADALNEILEYLQILPQPYNELSEEQRVAWLTGELQTRRPLIPAELPFSEKTNDVIETFRIVRSLQQEFGLNICQTYIISMCRDVSDVLEVLLLAKEARLFDPALAVGTIQVVPLFETVEDLQRSRSVMRKLFELPLYRALLAGGYEQTKAEGADENSPSPAPLLPCSPASSSVTPNLQEVMLGYSDSNKDSGFLSSNWEIHKAQKSLQEIAENYDLNLRIFHGRGGSVGRGGGPAYEAILAQPGHSINGRIKITEQGEVLASKYSLLDLALYHMETITTAVIQASLLRTGFDDIEPWNEIMEELAARSRQHYRALIYEQPDFVDFFHEVTPIEEISQLQISSRPARRPSGKKDLSSLRAIPWVFSWTQTRFLLPSWYGVGTALQEFLNEEPEEHLKLLRYFYVKWPFFKMVISKAEMTLAKVDMQMAHHYVQELSKPEDQLRFAKVFDQIASEFYLTRDLVLKITDHNRLLDGDPVLQRSVQLRNGTIVPLGFIQVSLLKRLRQSQNTTATSGVIHSRYSKGELLRGALLTINGIAAGMRNTG
- a CDS encoding DUF1574 family protein, translating into MKTVLPDRQQSLVQWVSQATGINTFGVKVRLRGNDLHILCEGTECPQRWRTLSDLLQALQQTNLDILTNSEQTSIYQVFVYGRRKGEHRPSWCHRVHLNQIDKHLDQVQQALLADSEKSKQSGGALIVSNESLARQGNPEAIARYLSETLSTLGVSVQAKIKLYKPKNSQPEENRLWIFCQSSYSPDASLLAEPIAQKLRYLKLSGYQDAVIVSQVSGETAPDWLLRVDLTPPEVMLKEWARWGDVQAIARLLAEVLSGLKVGVQVSLKESTLHIFCIPAFDPLGTAPIPDKVVCLEAILPQLEAIAPQAILAATVYGQKAGDKEPTWIDCLALPAAKYPAFAISALDLANTGDEPAIIFLLERLLNPDLDWRLLTGGIRVLLLNRNGLLHIMCDAPVCPLRQQVASKITQFIRQLKISGIMGVRIYGRRAGNKEPFWHYGVDLEHRQRLVPEATPEFAATSIYINDLVTSETSEPILRPDLTTAEVQNFVTEVARDWIATASSTARKFLLKSQLFTESNQSAEHNHDVQGIKIALVWGTLGLLLTLQTDWVLGHIVARTTPSSPKAASANLSSSSEQKASLTSEENQSEKTTFFSSTSKTKSPPNQSSVFNASEFTQSDDTPKNNLAAAPLKEKATATAILLAARSQMPSFNVRQLDEQLALYKQRLARTGSPPDVLIIGSSRALRGVDPAALSKALATQGYPNLDVFNFGINGATAQVVDFVIRHVLEPSELPKMIIWADGARAFNGGREDITFKSLAASAGYKQAFQKTPTTASSNDLPENTVNSGEQKTNEEKQEISTYEAVNQSLNQALASVSASYQNRDQIKSLLQKQLLLFGKNQTVASQKQLTDGTSDESISQQAVDFDGFLPLSIRFNPTRYYQKHSRVPGNYDNDYKSFQVEGQQDVAFQEVLQFTQSQKISLVFVNMPLTGDYLDPVRRQYEQQFQQYMLHLATNPNFIYRDLSQQWTKVNDFFSDPSHLNRFGAYEVSKKLANDPMIPWPVK